A region from the Deinococcus sp. KSM4-11 genome encodes:
- a CDS encoding LptF/LptG family permease, translating to MKRFERYVLDEILPLLFGALAVVILLLLLTLLQSVIAPLLAKGANPLLVARAVALNIPEATATALPIALMFATLLGLSRLSADSEIKGALASGIPATRLFRPVLGLGLAVTVLAFALGEGVVPRARIEDRKVKQQIVFDNPRVIGLDGQGPGGQNVVLRDALNRAISVGRILPGGELRDLRIVAMQPGLPPREVITARSGRLKPGSNVLELQGGQRITYQDGRPLTILSFDRGTLPVQDVQADLDTSGGAVRAIDTPLPELLTRTHAYRMQGVQAPADFTALHLKFALPLAALALAFFAAALAVFSFRTGRNLGLVWALLLSFAYYATGSVFRVMGEKGALAAVPAAYAADVIAVVAGVGLLWLARRR from the coding sequence GTGAAACGCTTCGAGCGGTACGTGCTCGACGAGATCCTGCCGCTGCTGTTCGGAGCGCTGGCCGTGGTGATCCTGCTGCTGCTGCTGACCCTGCTGCAGAGCGTGATCGCGCCGCTGCTCGCCAAGGGCGCCAATCCCCTGCTGGTGGCCCGCGCGGTCGCCCTGAACATCCCCGAGGCGACCGCGACCGCCCTGCCCATTGCGCTGATGTTCGCCACGCTGCTGGGCCTGTCGCGCCTGTCGGCCGACTCGGAGATCAAGGGGGCGCTGGCCAGCGGCATTCCTGCCACGCGGCTGTTCCGTCCGGTACTGGGGCTCGGGCTGGCCGTGACCGTCCTGGCCTTTGCGCTGGGCGAGGGCGTCGTGCCGCGCGCCAGGATCGAGGACCGGAAGGTCAAGCAGCAGATCGTGTTTGACAACCCCCGCGTGATCGGCCTGGACGGCCAGGGGCCGGGGGGGCAGAACGTGGTGCTGCGCGACGCCCTGAACCGCGCCATCTCGGTCGGGCGCATCCTGCCGGGCGGGGAACTGCGTGACCTGCGGATCGTGGCCATGCAGCCCGGCCTGCCGCCCCGCGAGGTCATCACCGCCCGCAGCGGCCGCCTGAAACCCGGCAGCAACGTGCTGGAACTCCAGGGCGGGCAGCGCATCACCTACCAGGACGGCCGCCCGCTGACCATCCTGAGTTTCGACCGGGGCACCCTGCCCGTGCAGGACGTGCAGGCGGATCTGGACACCAGTGGCGGCGCGGTGCGGGCCATCGACACGCCGTTGCCGGAACTGCTGACCCGCACCCATGCGTACCGCATGCAGGGCGTGCAGGCTCCCGCCGATTTCACGGCCCTCCACCTGAAGTTCGCGCTGCCGCTGGCCGCCCTAGCCCTGGCCTTCTTCGCGGCGGCGCTGGCGGTATTCAGCTTCCGTACCGGCCGCAACCTGGGCCTGGTCTGGGCACTGCTTCTGAGCTTCGCGTACTACGCGACCGGCAGCGTGTTCCGCGTGATGGGCGAGAAGGGCGCGCTGGCCGCCGTGCCTGCCGCCTACGCCGCCGACGTGATTGCTGTAGTGGCCGGCGTGGGCCTGCTGTGGCTGGCCCGGCGCCGGTAA
- a CDS encoding cyclopropane-fatty-acyl-phospholipid synthase family protein, producing MTTDSRSSSRNSPRRRAPRTLLVVAGVAAGVAARRALRSPPSAADRKAATVDLLNVLLPTRRSFDVRFWDGTVLPAPQQPAHATVVLNHEYSLSRMLHFPLDVSVGEAYLRGDFDIEGDVATVAALGDDLELTPTTLVRVLALLPALRRASADAPEAVGITAKLEGPTHSRARDQQAIQYHYDVSNDFYKLWLDSRMVYSCAYFPTGTETLDQAQEAKLEYICRKLRLKPGERLLDIGCGWGGLAIYAAQHYGVRVLGVTLSEAQLHEGRQRVKDAGLEHLVTLELRDYRDVLTGSEGEFDKISSIGMAEHVGTKNLPTYFRTAYAALKPGGLMMNHAIGSPPQPKKLPQWVEGGNFAGKYVFPDGELQPIWETLKFATEAGFEARDVENLREHYARTLRHWADNLESHAAEARAALGEQRFRLWRLYLNACVPAFQRGNLHLYQSLLAKPDEERCAHVPLSRADLYR from the coding sequence ATGACGACTGACTCCAGATCATCCAGCCGGAACAGTCCCCGCCGCCGCGCCCCGCGCACCCTGTTGGTGGTGGCCGGTGTGGCCGCCGGCGTCGCCGCCCGCCGTGCCCTGCGCTCGCCGCCCAGCGCCGCCGACAGGAAGGCCGCCACGGTGGATCTCCTGAACGTCCTGTTGCCCACCCGGCGCAGTTTCGACGTGCGCTTCTGGGACGGCACGGTGCTGCCCGCGCCGCAGCAGCCCGCACACGCGACCGTGGTGCTGAACCACGAGTACTCGCTCAGCCGCATGCTGCACTTTCCACTGGACGTGTCGGTGGGCGAGGCGTACCTGCGCGGCGACTTCGACATCGAGGGCGATGTGGCCACCGTGGCCGCCCTGGGCGACGATCTGGAACTCACGCCGACCACGCTGGTGAGGGTGCTGGCGCTGCTGCCCGCCCTGCGCCGGGCCAGTGCCGACGCCCCCGAAGCGGTGGGGATCACCGCGAAACTCGAGGGCCCCACACACTCCAGGGCGCGCGACCAGCAGGCGATCCAATACCACTATGACGTCTCCAACGACTTCTACAAGCTGTGGCTGGACTCGCGGATGGTGTACTCCTGCGCGTATTTCCCGACCGGCACCGAGACGCTGGATCAGGCGCAGGAGGCGAAGCTGGAGTACATCTGCCGCAAGCTGCGCCTGAAGCCCGGCGAGCGCCTGCTGGACATCGGCTGCGGCTGGGGCGGGCTGGCCATCTACGCCGCGCAGCACTACGGCGTGCGGGTGCTCGGCGTGACGCTCTCCGAGGCGCAGCTGCACGAGGGCCGGCAGCGCGTGAAGGACGCGGGCCTGGAGCACCTCGTCACGCTGGAACTGCGCGATTACCGCGACGTGCTCACCGGCAGCGAGGGAGAGTTCGACAAGATCTCGTCCATCGGCATGGCCGAACACGTCGGCACGAAGAACCTGCCCACGTACTTCCGCACCGCCTACGCCGCCCTGAAGCCCGGCGGCCTGATGATGAACCACGCCATCGGCAGCCCCCCGCAGCCAAAGAAACTGCCGCAGTGGGTCGAGGGCGGCAACTTCGCCGGCAAGTACGTCTTCCCGGACGGGGAACTCCAGCCCATCTGGGAGACCCTGAAGTTCGCCACCGAGGCGGGCTTCGAGGCCAGGGACGTGGAGAACCTCCGCGAGCACTACGCCCGAACCCTGCGCCACTGGGCCGACAATCTCGAAAGCCACGCCGCCGAGGCCCGCGCCGCGCTGGGCGAGCAGCGGTTCCGGCTGTGGCGGCTGTACCTGAACGCCTGTGTGCCCGCCTTCCAGCGCGGCAACCTGCACCTGTACCAGAGCCTGCTTGCCAAACCCGACGAGGAGCGCTGCGCCCACGTCCCCCTCAGCCGGGCCGACCTATACCGCTGA